TCCATGAGGTCGCCCAGGGCGTCTGTGACGCCTTCGGCCCGGAGGATCCCCCGGTCTCGCTGGAGGAGGCGCGGCGGATCGTCGGGGGCCTGTGGGAGGAGCGGCTCGCCGAGCAGGCCGAGTGGCCCGCGGTGACCGACGCCGACCGGGTCGAGCAGGCCTTCGAAGCACTGGACGCCCGGGGCCTGACCGCCCGGATGAACTTCAGCTGTTGCAGCAACTGCGCGCTGGGCGAGATAGCGGCCGAACGCGGCGAAGGAGACCGGGGCTTCGTCTTCTTCCACTTCCAGGACACCGAGTCGGCCGTGCAGGGCCATGGCCTGTCGGTCCGCTACGGCGCCTACGCGGACGCCGGGGAGGCCTCCGCGCAGGACCGGGCCGGCGTCGGACGGGCGGTGGTGGCGGCGTTCGCCGAGGCGGGCCTGCCGGCGCAGTGGGACGGCGATCCGGACCGGGTCATCGAGGTCGCCCCGCTGGACTGGCGCAAGAGACTGCCGCGGACGGGGGCCTGAGATGCCGGGCGCCGCATCGCGGAGGAAAGCTTCCGGTCGTCTGTCGCGTGCCCTACCACGCGTCCTGCCGATCTCCCTGTCACGTGGCCTGCCGACAGCCCTGTCGCGTGGCCTGCCGACCGCTGTACCGCGCGTCCCGCGGACCACCGCACCGCGTGGCCTGCCGGCCGCCGTTCCCTGGGCCGCGTCGCTGTATGTCGGCGCCGTGCAGCTCGGCGCGTATGCCACCGCGCAGCTGCCCGGCCGGCGGCGAACGGAGCTGCTGCGTACGCACTCCACCAACGTCGACAATCTGCGGGCCGGCCGGTGGCAGACGCTGGCCACCAGCGCCGTGTTCGTCGAGGATCCGCTGCCGGTGGCGTACAGCGCCGCGCTGCTCGCCGCGCTCGGCACGGCCGAGGCGCGATGGGGCGTATGGCGTGCGGCGGGGGTGTTCGCGGCCGGCCATGCGGGGGCCAGCCTGCTGGTCTACGGGGCCCTGCGGCGGCGGACGCGGGCAGGCACCCCCACCGCCACCGCCACCGCGGCCTCCGCCCGGGTCTCCCCCACCCACGCCACCGAGGAAACGGGTGCGGAGCCGCCGGACACGACCGCACGGGCCATCGACGTCGGAGCGAGCTACGGCTTCAACGCCACCGTGGGCGCCCTCGCCGCGACCGTCCCGCACCACGGCGCGCGGGCCGCGGCGACGGCCGGTCTGCTGGCACTGGGCGTACGCCCCGTACTGCGCCGCGGGCGGACGTTCACCGACGTCGGGCATCTGGCAGCGCTCGTGATCGGAGTGGCGCTGGGGACGGGGATGCGGGTCGGCACGGGGATGCGGGCGGGGGCGGGGGCGGAGGCGAACTCCCAGATCCGGGCGTGAACCCGGGCGTGGAAGCAGGCATGAACCCGCGGCGTGGAAGCGGGGCATGAACCGGGGGGCGGGGAAGCGGGGCGTGAACCCCGGGCGTGAATCCTGGGCGTCCAGGCGCGAACGGCGCATCTCGCAGATATCCGCATTGCGCCGCCCATAGGGGAACATGCCCCGCGAAGCGGATTCCAGCCACCCGCCCGGCCCGCCGTGCTTTCGCCAACTCCCCTACGGAAAAGCGGAGTCGGGACCGGGTCGCCCCCGGTCCCGGTACCTGCGCGGCTGCGGCGCGGCGGAATCCCGTCAAAGGGCCGTCCACCCGAGGGACAGATCACCGACCGTCTGGTTGAATGGGTGCCATGGCCAGCCTTACAGACACCGCGACGGGTCGCAGCGACCTCGAGCCCTTCTGGCCGTCCCGGCAGGCGCACGCATTCGACCGTCTGTGTTGCCGCGCGCACTGAGCGCGGGCCCGCACACGCCTCACCGACGCCGCTGACCGGCGTTCCACGCCCTGCCCGCGCGCACGACGTCCCCGACGCCCCTCTGCGCGAAAGAGCTGACTCCTGATGACGAACGTCCGTACCCTGACCGCCGGTTCCGCGACGGCTCCCCTCCCCGCCCAGCCCGCCCCGCACCCGCACCGTCACCGCCTGCGCGCCGTAGCACCCGACGAGGCCCACCCGTTGCCCGCCACCGCCCCGGGCGGAGCCGCTCCGGACCACAGCGTCCAGTCGGTGTCCGAGCTGCTGAACTCGGGCGCCACCTGGCTTCCGGCACCGCAGCACAGCCTGCCCGCGCTGCCCGGTCAGCCGCCGATGGTCGGCTATCTCGTCCTCGTACCCGCCGAGCAGGTCGCGGCCGCGCCGCCGGCCGCCGGGCCCGTGGTGAGCGCGCCGACCGGCGACGAGATCGTGCGGATCGACCCCGAACAGCGCACCGCACAGGTCCAGGGCCGGCCGCTGGACCTGACCTACCTCGAATTCGAGCTGCTGGCCCATCTGGTGGCGCATCCGCACCGGGTGCACACCCGCGACCAGCTGGTGACCACGGTGTGGGGCTACGGGCACGTCGGCGACGGCCGTACGGTCGATGTCCATGTCGCCCGGCTGCGCCGCAAGTTGGGCGCCGCGCACCGGTCGTCGATCGTGACGGTGCGGCGGGTCGGCTACAAGTACGTGCCGAGCCTCTGAGGCCGGGGCTCGGAGGCCCTCCTCGCGGGGCCGCGGCCGGGCGGGGAGCCGCTCCCCCGCCCGGCCGGACAGCGCTCGCTCCCCGGGGCGGGTCCGTTCCCCGTCCTCCGGGGCGCCCGCCGGTGCAGATATCCCACACCGCACGCCACCACCACCCCGGTTCCGGAAGCCGGCAGCATCGCCTTCGCCGGGGAATCGGTGAGCGCCGCGCCGCCCAGACCGCCGAGGGCGGCGCTGCACACCGCCCAGATGCCCGCGCCCAGCGCGTCCAGCAGGACGAAGCGGCGCAGCGGGAACCGGACGCTCCCGGTGGACAGCGCCGCGACCACCCGGCCGCCGGGCAGGAAGCGGCCGGCGATGACGAGCAGCGCGGCATGCCGTTCGATCCTCGCGCGGGCCCTGGTGTGCCGGGCCCGCCCGCGCCGGCCCCGCAGCAGCCGGGCGATCGCGCGCGGGCCCGCGTACCGTCCCACCGCATAACCGAGGCAGTCACCGGCCAGTGCCCCGGCCGCCGCGACGCCCGCCAGCAGGGCGAGCAGCGGCAGGTCGGGGCCGATGAGCACGGCGACCAGGACCACGGTGGTCTCGCTCGGCATGAACGGCAGCAGCGCGTCGAGGCCGGACACCAGCAGGACGATCAGCCACAGCCAGGGCGAGCCCAGCATGCCCTGGAGCGGCTCGGTGAGCTGGTCCAGCTGCTCAAACATGGGCCGGGGTGTCCCGCACAGGAGCATCCGGCACGGAGGAGCCCGGCCGCGGCGCGGCGGGCAGGAGTGCGGGCCGCGCGGGCGCCTGCCGTACCACCGCCCCCGCTCCCGGCCGGCCGCCCAGCACCGCGCGCGCCGCCCGCTCCGCCAACTCCCGCCGGCCCAGGCGCCCGTCCGCCGCCGTCAGCACCGGATGCGCGGTGACCCGTACGGTCAGCTCACGGGCGGCGAGCACCCGGCGCAGCGAGGCGGCAAAGGTGTCCTCGCCACAGAACGCGGCCACCGTGCTGGGCAGCCCCTGCTGGGTGTAGCCGAGGGTCACCGGGCGGACCGGCGCACCCGCGTCGAGGGCGGCCTGGAAGGTGGCCCGGCGGAAGGTGCCCTGGTCGGCCGTGCACCAAGTGGTGGCCTGCGGGAAGACCGCCACCGACCGCCCGGAGCCGAGCAGTTCGGCCACCTCCTGGACGGTGTGCCGCAGCCGGCGGGGACTCGTACGGTCGATGAAGTGCGTACCTGCCCTGCGGGCCAGGCCGCCGACGACCGGCCAGCCGCCGACCTCGCGCTTGGCGAGCAGGGTGACCGGTTCGACGGCGAGCAGGGCGAGGATGTCGAGCCAGGAGATGTGGTTGAGGACGATGAGGGTGCCGGTGCCGTCCCCCGCGGTGAGGGAGGCCGCGCCCTCGACGCGGACGCCGAGCGCCTCCAGCAGCGCCCCGGCGTGGGCCCGCAGCCGTACCGGGTCGGCCATCCGCTCGCCGTCCGTCAGCGCCCGCCGCACGGTGTGGGCGAACGCGGCGCCGCGGCGGGCGATACGGGTCGCCGGTACGCGCGGCAGCGCGTGTGCGGCGCAGTCCGGGGTGCAGCCGGACCAGACGTCCCAGGGACCGTTCACCGCTCCCCCAGGAAGTAGCGCCGGTAGCGGTCGCCCAGCCGTTCCATGTCCAGGACGACGAAGAAATCGGCGACATCGAACTCGGGGTCGTGGGCGGGCGCGCCGCAGATGAACGCGCCGATGCGCAGATAGCCGCGGAGCAGCGGCGGCAGCTGGGCGAGGCCGGGGCGGTCGGGGACGGGGAGCGTGGCGTGCCAGGGGTGGTGCGGGGTGACCTGGAGCTCGGGCGGTGCGGCGTAGCGGGTCCGGCCCAGCCCCCAGGCGTGGGCGGCGGCGGTGCCGCCGTCGGCGAGCGGGACGGAGGCGCAGCCGGCGAGGTAGCGGTGGCCGGAGAGCAGGGTGTAGCGGGCGAGCGCGGCCCACATCCGGGTCATGACGGCGCCACCGCGGTGGTCGGGGTGCACACAGGAGCGGCCGGCCTCGATGAGGGAGGGGCGCAGCCCCGCCAGGGCGCCGAGGTCGAACTCGCCGTCGGAGTACAGCCGCGGGCTGCGGCCGGGCGGCAGCAGCCGGTAGGTGCCGACGACTTCGCCGGTGGCGGTGTGGGTGACGACGAGGTGGTCGGCGAGTTCGTCGACGGCGTCGATGTCGTGGCCGGCCAGCGGGGAGTGCAGGGTCGCGCCCATCTCCTCGGCGAAGACCTGGTGACGCAGCCGCTGTGCGGCGCGGATCTGCTCGCGGGTGCCGGCGATCTCCGCGGTGTAGCCGGGGTCGGCGGGGGCGGTTGCCGGTGTGAGGGCGGTTGCTGGTGCGGTTGCTGGTGCCGGTGCGGGGGCGGGTACGGATGCCGGTGCGGGGGCGGGAGTGGTGTGGGGGACGGCGGCGGACGCGGTCGATGCCATGCTCATGAGAGCCCTCCTGGGGAGTGGGGAGGCTGTGCGAGTCGACGGGGCGGTGAGACAGCGGGCCTGCGGGCCGCGCGGGGCAGCCGTTGCACTGCTCCGCAGTGGTGCGGGTGCCCCCTGGGGAGGGGGCGTTCACCCGATGACCTGGCCCTTCTCTACGCGGGAGACTGTTCCCGTGCCCGACGGCCGGGCGCGTGAAGCCCAGGGAGCGAACGGGTGAGGGTCCGCAGAACACTGGTCGCCGCCGCCCGGAGGGCGCACGCCCCCTACTGCCCTTCCGACTCCCCCAGCCGACGGGCGCTGACGGACGCCAACGGCCCTGGCCCCCTTGGACCGCGGCTGACCGACCGTTAGCGTGCCCCCGCACGGGACTGTTGTTACCACCGAGCCGTGGGGGCACACGTGAGCCGACCGTCACGACGCGCACTGTTGGGAACCGCCGGAGCGATCGGCGCCGGAGCGGCGCTCGGCGGGGCCGCCCCCGCCGGGACTTCCGCCCGGAGCCGGGAGCGGGCACCGGCGTACGACTCCGCACGGGCGTATGACACCGCACCGGCGCAGGCGGCGCTGGCCCGGCTGCTGCCCCGGCACGCCGATCAGTTCCAGCTGGTGCCGCTCGCCCCGGACGGCGGCGCCGACCGCTTCCGGGTGCAGGGCCGGGCGGGCCGGATCACGGTCTCCGGGACCACCCCCGCGGTGCTGCTGACCGGCGTGAACTGGTACCTCAAATACACCTGCCGGGCCCATCTGTCGTGGGCCGGCGACCAGACGGCGCTGCCGGACCGGCTGCCCGCCCCGGCCTCCCCGATGGAGCGGGCCACCTCTCTGCCGCACCGCTTCGCCCTCAACGACACCCACGACGGTTACACCGCCCCGTACGCGGACTGGCCGCACTGGGAGCGGATGATCGACGTGCTGGCGCTGCACGGGGTGAACGAGGTGCTGGTCACCCCGGGCTCCGAGGCCGTCTACCACCGGCTGCTGACCGACTTCGGCTACTCCGACACCGAGGCCCGCGGCTGGCTCCCGGCGCCTTCGCACCAGCCGTGGTGGCTGTTGCAGAACATGAGCGGCTACGACGGCCCGCTCAGCCGCCAACTGATCGACAAGAGAGCGGAGTTGGGCCGCAGGATCACCGACCGGCTGCGTGCGCTGGGCATGCGTCCCGTCCTGCCCGGCTACTTCGGCACCGTCCCGGACGGTTTCGCCGCCCGCAACCCCGGGGCGCGCACCGTGCCGCAGGGCACCTGGTCCGGCCTCAAGCGCCCCGACTGGCTCGATCCGCGCACCGACGTCTTCGCCGCGGCCGCCGCCTCCTTCTACCGCCACCAGCAGCAACTCCTGGGACCTGCGGACCACTTCAAGATGGACCTGCTGCACGAGGGCGGCGACCCCGGGGACGTCCCCGTACCGGACGCCGCCCGCGCCGTCGAGAAGGCGCTGCGCACCGCCCGCCCCGATGCCACCTGGGTGATCCTGGGCTGGCAGGAGAACCCCCGGCGCGATCTGCTGGACGCCGTCGACCACGACCGGATGCTGATCGTGGACGGCCTCAGCGACCTGGACACGGTCACCGACCGGGAGCGGGACTGGGGCGGGGTGCCGTACGCCTTCGGCTCCATCCCCAACTTCGGCGGCCGCACCACCATCGGCGCCAAGACCCACATCTGGGCCGAGCGCTTCACCGCCTGGCGCGACAAGCCGGGCAGCGAGCTCGCCGGGACCGCGTACATGCCGGAGGCCGCCGAGCGCGACCCGGCCGCCTTCGAGCTGTTCAGCGAGCTGGCCTGGCGGGAGCGCCCGGTGGACCGCACGGCCTGGTTCGACGGCTATGCCGACCTCCGCTACGGCGCCCGCGACGAGGGGGCCCGCGCCGCGTACGCCGCGCTGCGCACCAGCGCGTACGAGATCTCCAGCAAGGACGGCCGTCCGCACGACTCGGTCTTCGCCGCCCGGCCCAGCCTCGCCGCCCGCTCCGGCACGGTCTGGGCCACCCACACCCCGGCCTTCGACCCGGCGGGGTTCGACACCGCGTTCGCCGCGCTGCTGAGGGTCCGCCCGGCGCTGCGCGGCAGCGATGCCTACCGCCACGATCTGACGGATGCCGCCCGGCAGGCCCTCGCCAACCGGTCCTGGCAGCTGATCGGGCAGCTCCAGGAGGCCTACCGGCGCAAGGACCGGGCGACCTTCCGTGCGCTGTCCGGGCTGTGGCTGCGACTGATGCGGCTCAGCGACGAGGTCACCGGCGCGCACCGGCTGTTCCTGCTCGGGCCGTGGCTGGCGGATGCCAGGGCCATGGCGACCGGCCCCGAGGAGGAGGCGCGGCTGGAACACAGCGCCCGTGCGCTGATCACCACCTGGGCGGACCGGGCCACCGCCGACGGCGGCTCGCTCGCCAACTACGCCAACCGCGACTGGCACGGCCTGATCGGCGAGGTCCATCTGCCGCAGTGGCAGGCGTACTTGGACGAACTGTCGGATGCGCTGGCCGCGGACCGGCCGCCGAAGACCTTCGACTGGTACGCCCTGGAAGAGCCCTGGACCCGCGCCCGCACCGGCCATCCCCTGCGCCCGACCACCGACGCGTACCGCACCGCGCAGCGGGTCCACGACACCCTCGCCAAGGCCCCGTACCAGGGCACCATCACGGTCACCGCCGATCCGTCCGCCCTGCCGCCGGGCGGCCGGGCCACCGTCACCGCGGCGCTGCGCAACGTCAACGGGCTGCGGGCGACCGGCCGGGTGGACTTCGCGCTCACCGGCATCGACGCCACCGCGTCGGGCCCGGTGTCGCTGCCGTCGCTCCCGCCCGGCGGCACCGGCCGGGCCCGCTGGCAGGTCACCGCCCCCGCCGGCCCCCTCAACGCCCCCCTGCACCCGCTCCCCTACGACCTCAGCGCCGACTACGGCCCGAAGGGCGAGCCACGGGTCCGCGCGGCGCGGCACGGCACCCTGTTCGTGGCCGGGCCGCTGGACGACGAGCTCAGAACCGTCACCACCAATGCGGCGGTTTTCGGCCAGTTGGGCGACCGGCTGGCCGTCAACGGCGGCGGCGCGGACCTGTGGAAGGCCACCGCCGAGTTCGGCGCGGTCTACCGGCCGGGCGCGCTCACCGCCGGCGGCTCGGCCACCGTCGAGGTCACCTCCCAGGACCCGACCGGCCCCTGGGCCCGCGCCGGCCTCATCGTCCGCAACCGCCTCGCCCCGCCGTCCGCCCCGGGCACACCGGACGCCCTGGGCTTCCTCAACCTGTCCGTCACCCCCGCCAACGGCGTCGTGCTCTCCTACGACGCCAACGGCGACGGCACCCTGGACACCTACCGGCGGATCACCGGCATCACCGCGCCCGTCCTGCTCCGCCTGACCCGCGGGAAGGACGGCGCGGGCGGCGGTACGTACACCGGCTCCTGCTCCACCGACGACGGCGCGACCTGGCGCGAAATCGCCACCGTGACCGTCCCCGCAGCCGCCGCCCGGCAGGACGCCGGTCTGCACCAGTCCGCCGCCAACTCCGCGACCGGGGACCGCGGTACGGCGGAATTCCGCCGGTGGAACCCGGCCTGAGCGCCGCGTACGCTGACCGGCAACGGACCACGAGCGAGGGGATCACGGTATGAGTGCCGCAGCTGAGAAGGAGTGGCTCTACGCCCTCGACATCTCCGACGCCACCTGGCAGCGCGCCCCCGGCGACGCCGAGGAGGCCGTGGAGATCGCCTTCCTGGAGCGGGGCGCGGTGGCCATGCGCAACTCCACGGACCCCGATGTGGTACTGCGCTACACCGAGGCGGAGTGGCGGGCGTTCGTACTCGGCGCGCGGGACGGCGAGTTCGACCTACAGCGCTGAGCCGGCCGGACCGGCAGATCTGAGGCGCGTCCTCCCCGGTCTCCGTGGGAGACACCCCCTGGCGGCCACCGCGGTCGGCGCACCGCGGTGGCCGCAGCCGTGTGCGGGTCACCCGTCAGGGCGCCCGTCAGGGCCGGTGACCATCACAGGAATCACTCGTTTCACCGAACGTGAAGCAGCAGCAAGCGACACCCCAGCGTCCGGACCGCACCTCACCCGGCAGCCTCGAGGACATCGGTGACGTCATCGACGTCGAGCAGGCCGAGGCGGCGCTGGTCGAGCACTACCCCCGGCTGGTCCGGCTGGCCTATCTCGTCCTGCCGGCGGGCCAGGGCCGCAGCCGGCGGGTGCTTGCCGCCCACGGAGTGGTGCAGCGGACCCTGCCGCGGCAGCGCAGCTCCACCCGCGGCCTCGGACTGCCCGCCCAGCGCGCCGGCACGGACGCGGCGATCGACCCCGGCTATGCCTTCGTACGGCTGCGGGTCCTGCGCGCCGCCCTGGCCGCGGGACGCTCGCGCCGGTGGCTGCCGGTGCCGCCGCCCCCGCTCCCCCAGGTCTGGGGGCTACGGCTCTTCCCGCGTTCCGGGGGCGCCGACGAACTGGCGCTGGACCAGGCGTTGTCGGCGCTGTCCGGGCCGGGCCGGGCGGCGTTCGTGCTGCGCGATCTGGAGCGGCTGAG
This Streptomyces decoyicus DNA region includes the following protein-coding sequences:
- a CDS encoding DUF6891 domain-containing protein, whose translation is MLAISVKTETGPDRARPDEAELAGLLRRIGADDDHFVVVERFPEQGQVFVQTWRDGDGPFSVEYRDGAPERHFRAESDDTDRVVGLFLDWARGGAAWRTALDWQPADLYSTPGLDPKTRAAAEERARKDICSGFWDFHEVAQGVCDAFGPEDPPVSLEEARRIVGGLWEERLAEQAEWPAVTDADRVEQAFEALDARGLTARMNFSCCSNCALGEIAAERGEGDRGFVFFHFQDTESAVQGHGLSVRYGAYADAGEASAQDRAGVGRAVVAAFAEAGLPAQWDGDPDRVIEVAPLDWRKRLPRTGA
- a CDS encoding rhomboid-like protein is translated as MQLGAYATAQLPGRRRTELLRTHSTNVDNLRAGRWQTLATSAVFVEDPLPVAYSAALLAALGTAEARWGVWRAAGVFAAGHAGASLLVYGALRRRTRAGTPTATATAASARVSPTHATEETGAEPPDTTARAIDVGASYGFNATVGALAATVPHHGARAAATAGLLALGVRPVLRRGRTFTDVGHLAALVIGVALGTGMRVGTGMRAGAGAEANSQIRA
- a CDS encoding winged helix-turn-helix domain-containing protein, with the protein product MTNVRTLTAGSATAPLPAQPAPHPHRHRLRAVAPDEAHPLPATAPGGAAPDHSVQSVSELLNSGATWLPAPQHSLPALPGQPPMVGYLVLVPAEQVAAAPPAAGPVVSAPTGDEIVRIDPEQRTAQVQGRPLDLTYLEFELLAHLVAHPHRVHTRDQLVTTVWGYGHVGDGRTVDVHVARLRRKLGAAHRSSIVTVRRVGYKYVPSL
- a CDS encoding DedA family protein, whose translation is MFEQLDQLTEPLQGMLGSPWLWLIVLLVSGLDALLPFMPSETTVVLVAVLIGPDLPLLALLAGVAAAGALAGDCLGYAVGRYAGPRAIARLLRGRRGRARHTRARARIERHAALLVIAGRFLPGGRVVAALSTGSVRFPLRRFVLLDALGAGIWAVCSAALGGLGGAALTDSPAKAMLPASGTGVVVACGVGYLHRRAPRRTGNGPAPGSERCPAGRGSGSPPGRGPARRASEPRPQRLGTYL
- a CDS encoding lysophospholipid acyltransferase family protein, whose translation is MNGPWDVWSGCTPDCAAHALPRVPATRIARRGAAFAHTVRRALTDGERMADPVRLRAHAGALLEALGVRVEGAASLTAGDGTGTLIVLNHISWLDILALLAVEPVTLLAKREVGGWPVVGGLARRAGTHFIDRTSPRRLRHTVQEVAELLGSGRSVAVFPQATTWCTADQGTFRRATFQAALDAGAPVRPVTLGYTQQGLPSTVAAFCGEDTFAASLRRVLAARELTVRVTAHPVLTAADGRLGRRELAERAARAVLGGRPGAGAVVRQAPARPALLPAAPRPGSSVPDAPVRDTPAHV
- a CDS encoding GNAT family N-acetyltransferase → MSMASTASAAVPHTTPAPAPASVPAPAPAPATAPATALTPATAPADPGYTAEIAGTREQIRAAQRLRHQVFAEEMGATLHSPLAGHDIDAVDELADHLVVTHTATGEVVGTYRLLPPGRSPRLYSDGEFDLGALAGLRPSLIEAGRSCVHPDHRGGAVMTRMWAALARYTLLSGHRYLAGCASVPLADGGTAAAHAWGLGRTRYAAPPELQVTPHHPWHATLPVPDRPGLAQLPPLLRGYLRIGAFICGAPAHDPEFDVADFFVVLDMERLGDRYRRYFLGER
- a CDS encoding alpha-N-acetylglucosaminidase, whose product is MSRPSRRALLGTAGAIGAGAALGGAAPAGTSARSRERAPAYDSARAYDTAPAQAALARLLPRHADQFQLVPLAPDGGADRFRVQGRAGRITVSGTTPAVLLTGVNWYLKYTCRAHLSWAGDQTALPDRLPAPASPMERATSLPHRFALNDTHDGYTAPYADWPHWERMIDVLALHGVNEVLVTPGSEAVYHRLLTDFGYSDTEARGWLPAPSHQPWWLLQNMSGYDGPLSRQLIDKRAELGRRITDRLRALGMRPVLPGYFGTVPDGFAARNPGARTVPQGTWSGLKRPDWLDPRTDVFAAAAASFYRHQQQLLGPADHFKMDLLHEGGDPGDVPVPDAARAVEKALRTARPDATWVILGWQENPRRDLLDAVDHDRMLIVDGLSDLDTVTDRERDWGGVPYAFGSIPNFGGRTTIGAKTHIWAERFTAWRDKPGSELAGTAYMPEAAERDPAAFELFSELAWRERPVDRTAWFDGYADLRYGARDEGARAAYAALRTSAYEISSKDGRPHDSVFAARPSLAARSGTVWATHTPAFDPAGFDTAFAALLRVRPALRGSDAYRHDLTDAARQALANRSWQLIGQLQEAYRRKDRATFRALSGLWLRLMRLSDEVTGAHRLFLLGPWLADARAMATGPEEEARLEHSARALITTWADRATADGGSLANYANRDWHGLIGEVHLPQWQAYLDELSDALAADRPPKTFDWYALEEPWTRARTGHPLRPTTDAYRTAQRVHDTLAKAPYQGTITVTADPSALPPGGRATVTAALRNVNGLRATGRVDFALTGIDATASGPVSLPSLPPGGTGRARWQVTAPAGPLNAPLHPLPYDLSADYGPKGEPRVRAARHGTLFVAGPLDDELRTVTTNAAVFGQLGDRLAVNGGGADLWKATAEFGAVYRPGALTAGGSATVEVTSQDPTGPWARAGLIVRNRLAPPSAPGTPDALGFLNLSVTPANGVVLSYDANGDGTLDTYRRITGITAPVLLRLTRGKDGAGGGTYTGSCSTDDGATWREIATVTVPAAAARQDAGLHQSAANSATGDRGTAEFRRWNPA
- a CDS encoding DUF397 domain-containing protein is translated as MSAAAEKEWLYALDISDATWQRAPGDAEEAVEIAFLERGAVAMRNSTDPDVVLRYTEAEWRAFVLGARDGEFDLQR